The following are encoded in a window of Flavobacteriales bacterium genomic DNA:
- a CDS encoding ATP-binding protein: MKYSRSGTDERNFSWFRNDPSRASLHRIELTQGRIRGLDPCRIDFEYPISAFAGRNGSGKSTILAIAACAYHSRAEAFKLPHRRTPYYTFSDFFVQSAEEVYPEGIEIRYSMFYNRWKKTAAMPDGVGVGWQRRWKGNGGKWNDYASRLNRTVIHFGIDRVVPHYERSAYISSRGKFTLAKPAGWEDQVREIASRILGRNYTSIEYKSYLKYRLPIVGVGDYVYSGFNMGAGENAVFELLTAIFSCGEGMLITVDEIELGLHEEAQTRFINELKELCSQRKIQIICTTHSSVVMKCLPPEARFYVESLTHSTIVTKAISHRYAAGKMAGENSAEIDLFVEDDIARTLVGLSLTNAVRSRSNVLPIGSDSAIVRQMAARFKNLKEGEFYAILDGDKEALHSTLRTNFLKLLETVTDKKAAESWFDERVSYLPGGTTPEKWLVEVGFDKAGDKIAEALSVDEATMEQIASIGKNAAAHREFYEIGRLLNVDSSAVVQVFTAAVKQEIRTTLEPIEVRVRQLIDN, encoded by the coding sequence ATGAAGTACTCACGATCGGGCACTGACGAGAGGAACTTCAGTTGGTTCAGAAATGATCCATCCAGGGCCTCTTTGCACAGAATTGAGCTGACACAGGGCAGGATACGAGGGCTTGACCCGTGCAGAATCGATTTTGAATACCCCATTTCGGCCTTCGCTGGAAGAAACGGTTCCGGCAAGTCGACAATCTTGGCAATAGCAGCGTGCGCTTATCATAGCCGAGCAGAAGCCTTTAAGCTTCCTCATAGGAGGACACCTTACTATACGTTCTCGGACTTCTTCGTGCAGTCGGCAGAAGAGGTATATCCCGAAGGCATTGAGATTCGGTACTCCATGTTCTACAACCGATGGAAGAAGACCGCCGCAATGCCTGATGGAGTGGGTGTGGGATGGCAACGCCGATGGAAAGGGAATGGCGGGAAGTGGAATGACTATGCGAGTCGGCTGAATAGAACAGTCATTCACTTTGGGATCGACCGAGTGGTGCCACATTACGAACGTAGCGCATACATCTCCAGTAGAGGCAAGTTCACGCTGGCAAAGCCGGCTGGTTGGGAGGACCAGGTGCGGGAGATTGCGAGCAGAATCCTTGGAAGGAACTATACCAGCATTGAGTACAAGTCATATCTCAAGTACAGGTTGCCCATCGTTGGAGTCGGTGACTATGTGTATTCAGGGTTCAACATGGGTGCGGGGGAGAATGCCGTCTTCGAGTTACTCACTGCAATCTTCTCGTGCGGGGAAGGCATGCTCATCACGGTTGATGAGATTGAACTGGGTTTGCATGAAGAAGCACAGACAAGGTTCATCAATGAGTTGAAGGAGCTTTGCTCGCAGAGAAAGATCCAAATCATATGCACAACCCACTCATCCGTGGTGATGAAGTGCTTGCCACCGGAGGCTCGATTCTATGTTGAGAGCCTGACGCACTCAACAATCGTCACGAAGGCCATTAGTCATAGATATGCGGCTGGCAAGATGGCCGGCGAGAACAGTGCTGAAATTGACTTGTTCGTTGAAGATGACATTGCGAGGACTTTGGTTGGTCTCAGCCTGACCAATGCGGTTAGAAGTCGTTCAAATGTTCTACCTATTGGCTCGGATTCCGCAATCGTGAGGCAGATGGCAGCACGGTTCAAGAACCTGAAGGAGGGCGAGTTTTATGCCATACTTGATGGTGACAAGGAAGCTCTGCATTCTACCCTCCGCACCAACTTCCTGAAGCTGCTTGAAACAGTCACCGACAAGAAAGCGGCTGAGAGCTGGTTCGATGAAAGAGTCAGTTATTTGCCGGGAGGAACTACCCCGGAGAAGTGGTTGGTTGAGGTAGGTTTTGACAAGGCTGGTGACAAGATTGCGGAGGCTCTTTCTGTCGATGAGGCAACAATGGAGCAGATTGCTTCCATAGGCAAGAATGCAGCTGCGCACCGAGAATTCTATGAGATTGGGAGATTACTGAACGTGGACAGCAGTGCAGTGGTTCAGGTATTTACCGCAGCTGTGAAACAGGAGATTCGAACCACGCTGGAGCCAATCGAAGTGCGAGTACGACAACTGATTGATAACTGA
- a CDS encoding DNA cytosine methyltransferase: MNRLLRPRHDEEAVVLDLFAGCGGLALGFEAAGYKTIGFEMNGPAAMSYRHNLGSECYAVKLEVGFDFPQADIVIGGPPCQPFSVGGNQRGIEDARDGFPIFIDAVKRLQPKVFMFENVRGLLYANKWYFELILDEFAKLGYLVDYKLLNAVHHGVPQNRERLFVVGHRSEFHFPAKQKHKITVGEAIGDLMHTAPPESKFLNAAMDAYVAKYEKASHCINPRDLYADRPARTLTCRNLAGATGDMHRVRLQDGRRRRVIVREAARLQSFPDHFEFKGNETQQFNQIGNAVPPMLAYHMAQAIKACYDLPAEDAKVIKRSNVKANRELTLF; encoded by the coding sequence ATGAACCGGCTTCTGCGGCCGCGTCACGATGAAGAGGCTGTGGTGCTGGACCTTTTCGCGGGCTGCGGTGGCTTGGCCTTGGGTTTCGAGGCCGCTGGCTACAAGACCATCGGCTTCGAGATGAACGGACCGGCGGCTATGAGCTACCGCCACAACCTGGGCAGTGAGTGCTACGCCGTGAAACTTGAGGTAGGTTTCGACTTTCCACAAGCCGACATAGTGATCGGTGGGCCGCCGTGCCAACCATTCAGTGTGGGCGGTAATCAGCGCGGGATCGAAGATGCTCGCGACGGCTTCCCCATCTTTATTGATGCGGTGAAACGGCTTCAACCTAAGGTCTTCATGTTCGAGAACGTCCGTGGCTTGCTGTATGCCAATAAGTGGTACTTCGAGCTTATCCTGGATGAGTTCGCCAAACTAGGCTACCTCGTGGATTACAAGCTCCTGAACGCTGTACACCATGGTGTTCCCCAGAACCGCGAGCGGCTCTTTGTTGTGGGCCATCGGTCGGAGTTCCACTTCCCGGCCAAACAGAAGCATAAGATCACAGTAGGTGAGGCCATCGGCGACCTGATGCACACAGCTCCACCCGAGAGCAAGTTCTTGAACGCTGCTATGGATGCTTATGTTGCCAAGTACGAGAAGGCCTCGCATTGCATCAACCCACGCGACCTCTACGCTGACCGTCCGGCGCGCACGCTCACCTGCCGCAATCTCGCAGGCGCTACCGGCGACATGCACCGGGTGCGTTTGCAGGATGGCCGACGCCGTCGCGTTATCGTTAGAGAGGCAGCTCGTCTTCAGAGTTTCCCCGACCACTTCGAGTTCAAGGGCAACGAAACGCAGCAGTTCAACCAGATCGGAAACGCTGTACCTCCTATGCTGGCCTACCACATGGCCCAAGCGATCAAGGCGTGCTACGACCTTCCTGCTGAAGATGCCAAAGTGATCAAGCGGAGCAATGTGAAGGCGAACCGTGAGCTAACGTTGTTCTGA